TCGTGGTCGGCGATGTGACCGGCAGCATCAAGAACATCAACAATGGCGCAGGGGCCGTCGTCGGCGGCAATGTGAGCAGCGGGTTCAACCTCAACGGCTCCCCCCAGACCGTGCAGGTGGGCGGCACGATCAGCAACACCAACGTCAATTCCAACACGGTGGTCTCCAACCTGGGCACCACCAACCCCGCGTTCGTCAGCGACCTCCGGCAGGATGGCAGCCTGATGTCCACGAGCATGACCGAACTGTCGTATCAACTCGGCCAGCAGACCGCGAACAGCACCCTGTCGATCAGCGGCAACCGCGGCACTTTCAATGCCCAGCCCGGCGCCAATGGCGTGGCCGTGTTCAACATCACCGCCGCCAACCTCGATTCGATCGGCGAGATCCAGTTCAACAGGAACGGCGCCGACACCGTGATCGTCAATGTCTCGGGCAGCAATGTCACGCTCAACGACAATTTTCTGGGTGGCACCGCCAATCTGGGCGAGCATGTGATCTGGAACTTCACCGACGCGACCGGTCTCACGCTGACCACCGCCTGGGGCGGCTCGGTTCTGGCCCCCAAGGCCACCGCGCATACCTACAACTACATCCAGGGCTCGGCGGTGTTCGGCAGCCTCGTGCAGGATGGCGAAATGCATGTCGGCACGTATGCGGGCAGCTATGTCGTGCCCAGCGACCCGCAGGTGCCCTCGTCGTCGTCGTCTTCGTCCTCCTCGACCAGTGGCGGCAGCACCGGTGGCAGCGGCACGGGCGGGACCGAGGTGCCCGAACCGGGCATGTTCGTCCTGTTCGCGCTGGGCCTTGGCGGCCTGCTGCTGGGTCGCAAGCGCCGCAGCGAACGCGCCTGACCACACGGCCAGACCAAAAAAAGGGGCGAAGCGGCTTCCCGCCGCTTCGCCCCTTTTTTGCGTCAGCCGGAAACCGGATCAGTCGCTGCCCACGCGCTCCACATCGGCGCCGAGCAGGGCGAGCTTTTCCTCAAGCCGTTCATAACCGCGGTCGAGGTGATAGAGGCGGTGAACCTGCGTTTCACCCTGCGCGGCAAGCCCGGCGATCACCAGGCTCATCGAGGCGCGCAAGTCCGTCGCCATGACTTCGGCGCCCGACAGGCCCGACACCCCGTGAACCACCGCCGTGCGGCCCGAGGTCTCGATCCGGGCGCCCATGCGGTTGAGTTCGGGAACATGCATGTAGCGGTTCTCGAAGATCGTTTCGGTCAGCACGCTCGATCCCTTGGCCAGACACAGCATGGCCATGAGCTGGGCCTGCATGTCGGTGGCAAAGCCCGGATAGGGTGCGGTCGCCAGCGTGATCGGACGCAGATCGCCATCGGAGGCGACATGGAGCCCGCCGCGCACTTCCTCGACCGCGACGCCCGCATCGCGCAGGGCCTGAACGGTGGCTTCCATATCCTCGATCCGCGCGCCCTGAAGCGTCACCTCGCCCCCGGTGATCGCGGCGGCGCAGGCATAGGAGCCAGCCTCGATACGGTCGGGCATGACCATGTAGGTCGCCCCGTGCAGGCGCTCGACACCGTGGATCGTGAGGTCGGACGTGCCGATCCCCTCGATTTCGGCCCCCATGGCCACCAGCAGGTTGCACAAGTCGACGATTTCGGGCTCGCGCGCGGCGTTGTGCAGCGTCGAGGTACCGCGCGCCAGAACGGCGGCCATCAGCGCATTCTCGGTCGCCCCGACCGAAACCACCGGGAAGCTGTAGCGCCCGCCCGGAAGACCGCCATCGGGCGCAATCGCGCGGACATAGCCTGCGGCCAGTTCGATATGCGCGCCAAAGGCTTCGAGCGCCTTGAGGTGAAGGTCGATCGGGCGGTTGCCGATGGCGCAGCCACCGGGCAGCGAGACGGTCGCCTCGCCCGCGCGGGCCAGCAGGGGGCCCAGCACCAGAATCGAGGCACGCATCTTGCGCACGAGGTCATAAGGCGCGACGGTCGAGGTCAGGCGGGTGGCCTGAAGCGTCATCACCCGGCCGAAATCCTCGGGCCGGGCGCCCGCGATGGCGGTCGAGACCCCGAACTGATTCATCAGGTGCTGGAAGCCGTCGATGTCGGCCAGACGCGGCAGGTTGCGCAAGGTGACAGCCTCGTCGGTGAGCAAGGCACAAGGCAGCAGCGTCAACGCCGCATTCTTGGCCCCCGAAACCGGAACCGAACCTGAAAGACGCTTGCCGCCGCGAATGATGATCTTGTCCATCGCAGCGATTTAGCCGGTTTGTGAAACAGGGCAAGAGGCCGACGCCAAAAGGCTGGGCCCAGCCGCTTCAACCGTCCTTCCCGGAACCGATTTTGCGGCGCAGCATTGATTTGCGAAATTGCGGCAATGCGGAACTTGTCTTGTCCAAACCGGAATGCTTAATTGCGCCAATTCTTAACCGGTTTGCAACAAGACCATGGGAAAGACACGTATCATGAGCGAACAAGCAGCAAACACGCGCCCCAAGCCGATCCGCAAGGCAGTCTTTCCCGTGGCAGGTCTGGGCACCCGTTTTCTTCCCGCGACCAAGGCCGTTCCCAAGGAAATGCTGCCGATCGTCGATCGTCCGCTGATCCAATACGCCGTGGACGAAGCGCGCGAGGCAGGAATTGAGCAGCTCATCTTCGTGACTGGTCGTGGCAAGACCGCCATCGTCGAACATTTCGACACCGCCTACGAACTCGAAGAGACGATGACCAGCCGCGGCAAGAGCCTGTCCGTGCTCGACGACACGCGCATCAAGCCCGGCAACCTCGTCACCGTGCGCCAGCAGGTGGCGATGGGCCTGGGCCACGCGGTATGGTGCGCGCGCGAAGTCGTCGGCGACGAGCCTTTCGCGATCTTCCTGCCCGACGAACTGATGGTCGGAAAGCCCGGCTGCATGAAGCAGATGGTCGAGGCCTACAACGAAGTGGGCGGCAACCTGATCTCGGTGCTCGAAGTGCCCGAAAACGAAGTATCCAGCTATGGCGTGATCGCGCCGGGCGCCAAACTTTCCGACAGCCTGACGCAAGTGACCGGGCTGGTCGAGAAGCCCAAGCGCGAGGACGCCCCCTCGAACCTGATCATCTCGGGCCGCTACATCCTTCAGCCTGAAGTGATGCGCACGCTCGAAAACCAGGAAAAGGGCGCGGGCGGTGAAATCCAGCTGACTGATGCCATGGCCCGCATGATCGGCACCCAGCCGTTCCACGCGGTGACGTTTGCCGGTCGTCGTTTCGACTGCGGCAGCAAGGCCGGTTTCGTCGAGGCGACCATTGCGCTCGCCCTCGAACGCCCCGATCTGGCCGACGACGTGCGCGCGGCGATCGCCAAGCTGGTCTGAACGGCGCCGCGCCAAGATCCGCATCCGGCCTGCGCTTTTGCCACGAAAACCGGAAAAAGGGGGCTCTCGGGCCCCCTTTTTGTGTGCTTGCGGGCTCCGAAGCAGACACCAAAAAAGGCGGCCCCAGGGACCGCCTTTTTTGAGGTGTTCTCAAGGTACGCCCTGAAGCGAGGCCTTATTCCTCGCTGTCGCTTTCGGCGTCGGGGGTGTTGAAGCCGCGGATCTTGTTCACGTCGGCGGCGCTGGCGAGGCGGCGCAGGCTGTCGTCGCGCTGCATGTAGGCCAGCGGGTTCACGGCCTGCCCGGCAACGCGGACTTCATAGTGGAGGTGCGGGCCGGTCGAGTGGCCGGTCGAGCCGACATAACCGATCACGTCGCCCTTGTGGACATGCTGGCCCTCGGCGACCGCGATACGGCTCATGTGGCCATAGCGGGTTTCGAGGTTGCCGCCATGTTCGAGCTCGACGAACAGGCCATACCCGCCAAAGCGTTCAGCCTTGCCGACCACGCCATCGGCGGTAGCGCGGATCGGGGTGCCCGTCGGCGCGGGAAGGTCGACACCCTTGTGGGCGCGCAGGCCGCCATAGATCGGGTGGGTGCGCAGGCCAAAGCCGCTGCTCATCGCGCGGCTGGAAAGGACCGGAACCAGCGTGGGGATCGAGACGGTCGCGCTGCGCACCAGCGGGGCCTGCGACGACGTGCCGGCCGAGCCGCCATCAAGCGCTTCCCAGCTGGCGAAAAGCTTGGAGAATTCCTCGTCCCCGCCCGGAGCAACGCCCCCGGCCTTGGCGCCGTCGGTGGCACGCAGCGGCGTGGTGATATCGGCAGCAGCGGCGCTGTTGGCAAAAGCAGGTGCCGACAGACCCAGACCGGCCACGCCCATACCCAGAGCAGCAAGACCGACAGCGATGGATTTCTTCAGAAGCATTGCGACCCGTTCAACCTCTGTGTGGCAGGGTGCAACGCGCCATCGCCTTTCTGGCGAAATCCGCGCTCACCGCAAATCCGTTGCTGACCCCCAGCGGACTTCACCCGACCCAGACCTTGCGCGGAACCGCCGGATGGGTCGATGCGTTGTCCCGAGATTGGTTGGTTTCCCCCCGCCGATCTCGTGGTGGTGGGGTAACGGGGCCTGCCCCGCCTAGGCAAGGGCTGCCATCATTTCACACGACAGACCGGCAGAACGACGCGCTGAGTCGTTGAACGGCGGCTTAACACTGCCCCTGAAGTGCTGCGTAACCAGCTCCTTCCAGAACTGTGGTGCCTGTTTACCACGTTCTTCGCAGATTTTCGCGAAATGGCTGGTCCCGAAACGGACATGGCGCACTTCGTCGTCAACGATTCGCTGGAGGATGCGCGCGGTCGTCGCGTCGCCCACGGCAAGGAAGCGCTCGATGGTCTGCGGGGTCACGTCGAGGCCGCGCGCTTCGAGCACCATGGGCACCACGGCAAGGCGCGCGGCGACATCGTGCGCCGTCTCGCGCGCGGCATCCCACAGCCCGTCGTGGGCAGGCAGCGCGCCATAATGGCTCCCCAGCGTGCGCAGGCGCCGGGCGAGCAGCGCATAGTGCATCGCCTCGTCGGCGGCGACCGAGAGCCAGTCGGCCACGAACCCCTGCCCCCGCTCTGCCCCGAACCGCCCCGCCGCATCGAGCGCGAGATCGATGGCCACGAACTCGATGTGGCACAGCGCATGGATCAGCGCGAGGCGCCCCCGTTCCGAGCCGCCGCGCCCGCGCTTGGGCATGGCATTGGGCGGCAGGAGGACCGGCTGTTCGGGCCGGGCGGGCATGTCGGGCATGGCCGTCTCGAAGGTGAAGGCCAGATGCCCGGCGCGGAAGGCCCGCACGAGCGCGCGCGTGCCCATGACCTTGGCCTGCGGATCGGGCGTGAGCATGACGGCGCGGATGGCCGCGGACAGCGAGGGGGACGTTTCGGGCATTTTACAGGGCCTGGGCGGCTTCAAGAACCTCCTGCGCGTGGCCTTTCACTTTCACCTTGGGCCAGATGCGCGCGATGTGGCCTTGCGCGTCGAGCAGGATCGTCGTGCGCTCCATGCCCATGTAGGTGCGGCCATACATGGACTTTTCCTTCCAGATGCCCAGCGCATCGGACAGGCCGCCTTCTTGCGCGTCGCTGGCGAGCGGGGCGAGCAGCCCATGCTTGGCGATGAACTTTTCGTGGCGCGCAGGCGGGTCCTTGCTGATCCCCAGCAGGGCGGTTCCGGCGGCCTCGAACTGCGCGGAAAGATCCGAAAAATCCTTGTTTTCGGTCGTGCAGCCGGGGGTATCGTCCTTGGGATAGAAGAACAGCACCAGCTTGCGCCCGGCAAAGGCGGCCAGATCGACCGCGCTGCCGTCGGGCGCGGTCAGGGCAATGTCGGGAAGGCTCGCGCCGATCTGCGGAGGCGTGCTCATGCGGTGATCTCCAGTTCTTCGCCCAGAATCCGGGCCCAGGCTTCGCCCACGCGGTGTCGTGCATGGGCCACCGCGTCAAGCAGGCTCTGCCAGTCGGCCAGGCCACAGGCCCGCACGACGATGGCCCGGCTGGCTTCGGGCGGGAACTTGCCATCGGGCGCGACGAGGCGGACGACCACCAGCAGGCTGGCCATAAGATCGTGCGCCGCGCGCAGCCCCGCAGGCAGCAGGCCCGCCGCCTCCAGCCCGGAAATGGCAGCCCCAAGATCGGGTTCCAGCGCGACATGATCGCGCAGTTGCAGATAGTGGGCGAGGAATTCGAGATCGACCAGTCCGCCGCGCGCGAGCTTCACGTCGAGCGGGCCTTTGGCGGGCTTGTGGCGGGCCATTTCGGCGCGCATGGCCAGAACATCGGCCCTGAGTACGGCGCCGTCGCGCGTGCGCCGCAGCACGCGCGCGATGATGTCTGCCAGCGCGGCGCAATCCTCGGGCGTGCCATAGAGGGGGCGGGCCCGGCACAGTGCCATGTGCTCCCATGTCCAGGCATCGTGCGCCTGATAGCGGGCAAAGCTTTCGAGGCTGACGGCAATCGGCCCTTGCGCGCCCGAAGGCCGCAACCGCGTGTCCACTTCATAGAGCGCGCCCGCCGCCGTGGGCACCGAGAGCGCGGCGATCATCCGCTGGGCCAGCCGGTTGAAATAGAGCGTGCCGCCCAGAGGCCGCGCCCCATCCGATTCGCGGGCATAGGCATCGTCCGGCCCGCCGAACAGGAACACCACGTCGAGGTCCGAGGCATGGGTGAGCGAGGCTCCGCCCAGCCGCCCGAGCCCGAGCACCAGCGGATGCGCGCCGGGCACATGGCCATGGACGCGGGCAAATTCGGCCTCGCTCGCGCGGCCCAGCACGCGGATCGTCGCCTCGGCCACGCGGGCAAGCGCGGCGGCCACGGCCAGCGGGGGATGGTGCCCCTCGATCAGCTGCACGCCCAGCACGAAATGCCATTCGCCCACCTTGCGGCGCACGGCGTCGAGCAGGCGCTGGTAATCGTCGCCCACTTCCCGGCGTGCGAGGCTGGCGGCGATCTCGTCAACCGAGCCGGGCAGCGCGAAAGCCGAATGATCGATCAGCGTATCGAGCAGGTCGGCCCGCCGGGCCAGCGCCTCGGCCAGCGTGGGCGCATGGGCGAGAATGCGCATGACCAGATCCATCAGGCCGGGCCGCGCTTCGAGCAGGCGGAACACGTTGATGGCCGAGGGCAGCCCGGCGAGCAGGCGCTCCCACCGGGCCAGCGCATGGACAGGGTCGGGCGCCTGCGCCAGCGCGCGCAGGACATCGGGGCGGACCCGGTCAAAGGCCTCGCGCGCTTCCTCGCTGCGCAGCGCGCGGAAGGTGCCGCTGTTCCAGCTTTCCACCCTTCGCGCGGTGGCCTCGGGATCGGCAAAGCCCATGTCCGCCAGATCGGCGGCCAGATCGGTCGCCAGCGTGTGCCCGATGCCATGACGATGATCGACCGGCACCGCGCCTGTGGGGGCGAGCGTCGCCAGCAGGCGGTCGAACCGCGCCGCGACCGTTTCGGAAATGCCCTGGACTTCGGCCATCAGCGCCGCCCCGTCGCAGTGGCCCGAAAGCTGCGCCACGCTGTCGAGCGCGGCGCGCTGGACAGGCAGGGCATGGGTCTGCTGGTCGGCGACCATCTGCAACCGGTGTTCGAGCACGCGCAGCCGGTCGTAGCTCTCGCCCATGATCACCGCGTCGCCATCGGTGATGATCCCGGCCTCGGCCAGGGCATCGAGCGCCGCGCGCGTGCCGCGCAGGCGCAGCGCCGGGTTGCGCCCGCCGTGGATCAACTGGTGGGTCTGGGCGAAGAATTCGACCTCGCGGATGCCGCCGCGCCCGCGCTTGAGATCGTAGCCCGGCCCCACGACCTGCCCGGCGGCATAGTGGTCGCGGATGCGCGCGGTCAGTCGTCCGATCTCGGCAATCGCCCCGAAATCGAGGCTGCGGCGCCAGACAAACGGGCGGATCGTGTCGAGAAAGGCCTGCCCCCGCGCCACGTCGCCCGAGGCGGCGCGGGCGCGGATATAGGCCGCGCGCTCCCAGGCCAGCGCGCTCGATTCATAATGCGTGATGGCCCCGGCAAAGGGCAGCGCCAGCGGGCTCACTTCCGAGGCCGGGCGCAGGCGCAAGTCGATGCGGAAGACATAGCCTTCGGCGGTGACGCTCGACAGCAGTTCGACCAGCGTGCGCGCCACGCGCTGCGCGGCCTCGCCCGGTTCGTCGCGCGCGCGGCGGGGGAGCACATCGGGATCGTAGAGCAGGATCGGGTCGATGTCGGACGAATAGTTGAGTTCGCGCGCGCCGTGCTTGCCCAGCGCGATGGCCGAAAACCCCCAGTCGCGCGTGTCGCCTTGCGCGTCGGGAACCCGGCGACGGATCGCGGCGGCAATCCCGGCATCGAGCGCACGGTCGGCAAAGTCCGACAACTCGCCCACCACGCGCAGCAGTGGCAGCGCCCCGGCCAGATCGCCGATGGCCAGCGCAAGGGCCAGCGTCAGCCGCTCGCGGCGCAGGGCGACACCCGTATCGGCCTCTCCATTCCCGGCGGCGCGGGCCCGGTCGAGCGCCTCCTCGATCTGCCCTTGCGCCAGCAAGGCGGCCAGGTCGGGCAGGCGGTCGAGCGCGCGGGCGAGGAACGGGGCATGGGTGCGCGCAAGGTCGAGCGTGCGGGTCCAGTCGGGGGCGTTGGCCATGCGAAGCTCTCCTTATGTACCTTGGCCTTCTTACCTTGGCCTTTTTGCCGGGGCCGGTCGGCAGGGCGGCTCGTCTTGCCGCAAGCGGCCTCCTCTGCCAAGGTCCGCGTCTGGTTGCGCCTGAAAGCACCTCGCCCCTTTCCCAAAGCGGCGAGAGGACGGGCGCAGGATCGAGACGCAATTGAGAAAGGCTCCCCCCATGTCTTCGTCCCTAGGTCGCGCGTTTGCGGCCCTGCTGCTCGCCTCGGCGCCGCTGGCTCATGCTCCACTGGCCTTTGCCGCACCCGCTCCTGCCGCAAAGGTTCCGGCGGTTCCGGTCGCGCTGATGCGCGAGACGATCAAGACGCTCAGCGCCGACGACATGGAAGGCCGTGGCCCCAGCGGCCCCAAGGAGCAACAGACGCTCGACGCGATCATCGCGCGCTTCAAGGCTGCCGGCCTTGCGCCGGGCAACAAGGGCCAGTGGCTTCAGGACGTGCCGATGGTGACCATCGTTGCCAAGGACATCTCGCCGCTCAAGGTCGGCAGCCTGAGCTTCAAGCCGGGCGCCGATTTCGTCGTCAGTTCCTATCGCGAGGCCGACCGCACCGTGCTCGACGGCAGCGAACTGGTCTTCGTCGGCTATGGCATCACCGCCCCCGAACTGGGCTGGGACGACTATGCCGGGATCGACATGAAGGGGAAGGTCGCGGTCATCCTCGTCAACGATCCCGACTATGAAAACACCGACGAGACCGGCCTGTTCAAGGGCCGCCGGATGACCTGGTATGGCCGCTGGCCCTACAAATATGCCGAAGCCGCACGCCACGGCGCCAAGGCCGCGCTGATCGTCCACGACACCTTCCCCGCCGCCTATGGCTGGAACGTGCTGGAATCGAGCGGCGGCACCGGCAATTTCGTCGCCAGCGCCAACAAGGGCATGGACCAGACGCAAGCCAACGGCTGGATGCGCCGCCCGGTCGCCGAAGCGATCTTTGCCGCGGCGGGCAAGAATTTCGCCGCGCTTTCCGCCCAGGCCAAACAGAAGGGCTTCAAGGCCGTGCCGCTGGGCGTTTCGGCCAACCTTTCGTTCGACAACACGATCACCCACGCGCTTTCGCACAACGTGATCGGCGTGATCCCCGGCACCACGCGGCCCCATGACTATGTGCTCTATTCGGGCCACTGGGACCATCTGGGCCACTGCAAGGCCGATGCGACCGGCGACGACATCTGCAATGGCGCGGTCGACAACGCGAGCGGCATTGGCGCCCTCGTCGCGCTGGCCGACATGAACCGCCGCGCCGGCCCTGCCCCGCGCACGCAAGTCTTCGCGGCCTGGACGCTTGAGGAATCGGGCCTGCTCGGCTCCGAATATTATGCGCAGCACCCGATCTATCCGCTCGCGCAGACGGTCGGCGGGGTCAACATGGACGCGCTCTCGGTGATCGGGCCCACGCGCGACGTGCAGGTGACCGGCGGCGACAAGTCGGAACTGACCGCCATCCTCAAGAAGGTCGAAGGCCAGATGCATCTGGTCGAAACCCCCGAGGACCATCCCGAGCGCGGCCACTATTACCGTTCGGACCACTTCAGCCTCGCCAAGATGGGCGTGCCGATGTTCGCGGTGGGCCGTGGCTCCGACCTGATCAAGGGCGGCACCGCGCTGGGCAATGCGCAGCTCGAAGACTATGTCGAGCATCGCTACCACCAGCCCTCGGACGAATATTCCGACAGCTGGGACATGACCGGCATGGCGCAGGAAGTGGAACTCTACTACCGTCTGGGCCGCGAACTGGCCGTGGGGACGAGCTGGCCCAACTGGCACCCCGGCGATGAATTCCGCGCCATCCGCGATGCCTCGCGGGCCACGGTCACCACGAACAAGACTGCAACCAAGAGCAAGTAAGCCTTTTCATCCATGACACAGCACACTTTCACGGGCGGCATGATGCCGCCCGAATTCGCCCCGCAGGACTGGCTCTGGGTCGGCTTCCCCCATCTGGCCGAGGAATGGTCGGGCGTGATCGACCGCGCGCAGGAACAGATCGCCGCCTTTGCCAGCGCGGTTGCCGAAAGCGGGCAGGCGGTAAAGCTGATCGTGCGCGACGCGGCCAACAAGATGCGCGCGCAGACGCTGGCCAGCGAAGCGGTGACCATCGAAGAGCGCGTCTATGGCGATGTCTGGCTGCGCGACACCGGCCCGCTGGTGGTCGCCGACGGCGCCGCCGATAGCAGGGGCACCCGCCGCGCGCAGCTTTTCGGCTTCAACGGCTGGGGCAACAAGTACCTGATGCCCGGCGATCAGGAAATCGGCGCGACGCTGGCGGCTGACGCGGGCCTTGCGGCCAGCAAGGCCGACTGGGTGCTCGAAGGCGGCGCGCTCGACAGCGATGGCACCGGGCTTGTCGTCACCACCGAGCAGGTGCTGCTCAACCCCAACCGCAATCCGCACCTTTCGCGCGCGGATCTGGAAATGCGCCTCGCGCGCGATCTGGGCTTTACCCGCGTGCTGTGGCTGGGCGATGGCCTGATCAACGACCACACCGACGGCCATGTCGACAACCTCGCCCGCTTCGTGGGCGCCAACCGCCTGGCCCTGCCCCGCGCAACCGGGCCTGATGAT
The genomic region above belongs to Novosphingobium sp. IK01 and contains:
- a CDS encoding choice-of-anchor A family protein is translated as MPASHRVLRLAASVAALALPFHAIAATTPVGIDALKVYNLIVLGNLTSSSEVEGRTFVGGNLTGSSSNYQISTLPASSYTGAGLVVVGDVTGSIKNINNGAGAVVGGNVSSGFNLNGSPQTVQVGGTISNTNVNSNTVVSNLGTTNPAFVSDLRQDGSLMSTSMTELSYQLGQQTANSTLSISGNRGTFNAQPGANGVAVFNITAANLDSIGEIQFNRNGADTVIVNVSGSNVTLNDNFLGGTANLGEHVIWNFTDATGLTLTTAWGGSVLAPKATAHTYNYIQGSAVFGSLVQDGEMHVGTYAGSYVVPSDPQVPSSSSSSSSSTSGGSTGGSGTGGTEVPEPGMFVLFALGLGGLLLGRKRRSERA
- the murA gene encoding UDP-N-acetylglucosamine 1-carboxyvinyltransferase, whose translation is MDKIIIRGGKRLSGSVPVSGAKNAALTLLPCALLTDEAVTLRNLPRLADIDGFQHLMNQFGVSTAIAGARPEDFGRVMTLQATRLTSTVAPYDLVRKMRASILVLGPLLARAGEATVSLPGGCAIGNRPIDLHLKALEAFGAHIELAAGYVRAIAPDGGLPGGRYSFPVVSVGATENALMAAVLARGTSTLHNAAREPEIVDLCNLLVAMGAEIEGIGTSDLTIHGVERLHGATYMVMPDRIEAGSYACAAAITGGEVTLQGARIEDMEATVQALRDAGVAVEEVRGGLHVASDGDLRPITLATAPYPGFATDMQAQLMAMLCLAKGSSVLTETIFENRYMHVPELNRMGARIETSGRTAVVHGVSGLSGAEVMATDLRASMSLVIAGLAAQGETQVHRLYHLDRGYERLEEKLALLGADVERVGSD
- the galU gene encoding UTP--glucose-1-phosphate uridylyltransferase GalU; translation: MSEQAANTRPKPIRKAVFPVAGLGTRFLPATKAVPKEMLPIVDRPLIQYAVDEAREAGIEQLIFVTGRGKTAIVEHFDTAYELEETMTSRGKSLSVLDDTRIKPGNLVTVRQQVAMGLGHAVWCAREVVGDEPFAIFLPDELMVGKPGCMKQMVEAYNEVGGNLISVLEVPENEVSSYGVIAPGAKLSDSLTQVTGLVEKPKREDAPSNLIISGRYILQPEVMRTLENQEKGAGGEIQLTDAMARMIGTQPFHAVTFAGRRFDCGSKAGFVEATIALALERPDLADDVRAAIAKLV
- a CDS encoding M23 family metallopeptidase; translated protein: MLLKKSIAVGLAALGMGVAGLGLSAPAFANSAAAADITTPLRATDGAKAGGVAPGGDEEFSKLFASWEALDGGSAGTSSQAPLVRSATVSIPTLVPVLSSRAMSSGFGLRTHPIYGGLRAHKGVDLPAPTGTPIRATADGVVGKAERFGGYGLFVELEHGGNLETRYGHMSRIAVAEGQHVHKGDVIGYVGSTGHSTGPHLHYEVRVAGQAVNPLAYMQRDDSLRRLASAADVNKIRGFNTPDAESDSEE
- a CDS encoding ferritin-like domain-containing protein, which gives rise to MPETSPSLSAAIRAVMLTPDPQAKVMGTRALVRAFRAGHLAFTFETAMPDMPARPEQPVLLPPNAMPKRGRGGSERGRLALIHALCHIEFVAIDLALDAAGRFGAERGQGFVADWLSVAADEAMHYALLARRLRTLGSHYGALPAHDGLWDAARETAHDVAARLAVVPMVLEARGLDVTPQTIERFLAVGDATTARILQRIVDDEVRHVRFGTSHFAKICEERGKQAPQFWKELVTQHFRGSVKPPFNDSARRSAGLSCEMMAALA
- a CDS encoding peroxiredoxin, which gives rise to MSTPPQIGASLPDIALTAPDGSAVDLAAFAGRKLVLFFYPKDDTPGCTTENKDFSDLSAQFEAAGTALLGISKDPPARHEKFIAKHGLLAPLASDAQEGGLSDALGIWKEKSMYGRTYMGMERTTILLDAQGHIARIWPKVKVKGHAQEVLEAAQAL
- a CDS encoding bifunctional [glutamine synthetase] adenylyltransferase/[glutamine synthetase]-adenylyl-L-tyrosine phosphorylase, producing the protein MANAPDWTRTLDLARTHAPFLARALDRLPDLAALLAQGQIEEALDRARAAGNGEADTGVALRRERLTLALALAIGDLAGALPLLRVVGELSDFADRALDAGIAAAIRRRVPDAQGDTRDWGFSAIALGKHGARELNYSSDIDPILLYDPDVLPRRARDEPGEAAQRVARTLVELLSSVTAEGYVFRIDLRLRPASEVSPLALPFAGAITHYESSALAWERAAYIRARAASGDVARGQAFLDTIRPFVWRRSLDFGAIAEIGRLTARIRDHYAAGQVVGPGYDLKRGRGGIREVEFFAQTHQLIHGGRNPALRLRGTRAALDALAEAGIITDGDAVIMGESYDRLRVLEHRLQMVADQQTHALPVQRAALDSVAQLSGHCDGAALMAEVQGISETVAARFDRLLATLAPTGAVPVDHRHGIGHTLATDLAADLADMGFADPEATARRVESWNSGTFRALRSEEAREAFDRVRPDVLRALAQAPDPVHALARWERLLAGLPSAINVFRLLEARPGLMDLVMRILAHAPTLAEALARRADLLDTLIDHSAFALPGSVDEIAASLARREVGDDYQRLLDAVRRKVGEWHFVLGVQLIEGHHPPLAVAAALARVAEATIRVLGRASEAEFARVHGHVPGAHPLVLGLGRLGGASLTHASDLDVVFLFGGPDDAYARESDGARPLGGTLYFNRLAQRMIAALSVPTAAGALYEVDTRLRPSGAQGPIAVSLESFARYQAHDAWTWEHMALCRARPLYGTPEDCAALADIIARVLRRTRDGAVLRADVLAMRAEMARHKPAKGPLDVKLARGGLVDLEFLAHYLQLRDHVALEPDLGAAISGLEAAGLLPAGLRAAHDLMASLLVVVRLVAPDGKFPPEASRAIVVRACGLADWQSLLDAVAHARHRVGEAWARILGEELEITA
- a CDS encoding M28 family peptidase, with product MSSSLGRAFAALLLASAPLAHAPLAFAAPAPAAKVPAVPVALMRETIKTLSADDMEGRGPSGPKEQQTLDAIIARFKAAGLAPGNKGQWLQDVPMVTIVAKDISPLKVGSLSFKPGADFVVSSYREADRTVLDGSELVFVGYGITAPELGWDDYAGIDMKGKVAVILVNDPDYENTDETGLFKGRRMTWYGRWPYKYAEAARHGAKAALIVHDTFPAAYGWNVLESSGGTGNFVASANKGMDQTQANGWMRRPVAEAIFAAAGKNFAALSAQAKQKGFKAVPLGVSANLSFDNTITHALSHNVIGVIPGTTRPHDYVLYSGHWDHLGHCKADATGDDICNGAVDNASGIGALVALADMNRRAGPAPRTQVFAAWTLEESGLLGSEYYAQHPIYPLAQTVGGVNMDALSVIGPTRDVQVTGGDKSELTAILKKVEGQMHLVETPEDHPERGHYYRSDHFSLAKMGVPMFAVGRGSDLIKGGTALGNAQLEDYVEHRYHQPSDEYSDSWDMTGMAQEVELYYRLGRELAVGTSWPNWHPGDEFRAIRDASRATVTTNKTATKSK
- a CDS encoding agmatine deiminase family protein encodes the protein MTQHTFTGGMMPPEFAPQDWLWVGFPHLAEEWSGVIDRAQEQIAAFASAVAESGQAVKLIVRDAANKMRAQTLASEAVTIEERVYGDVWLRDTGPLVVADGAADSRGTRRAQLFGFNGWGNKYLMPGDQEIGATLAADAGLAASKADWVLEGGALDSDGTGLVVTTEQVLLNPNRNPHLSRADLEMRLARDLGFTRVLWLGDGLINDHTDGHVDNLARFVGANRLALPRATGPDDPNAAIYADAAARARAAGVEVIEVPSPGRIEWGGMIQPASYMNFVITSHLVVVPTFGSVHDAAGVEAIGALFPDRQTIGLMGDAVLVGGGGFHCASQQMPSA